The following are encoded together in the Proteiniphilum saccharofermentans genome:
- a CDS encoding helix-turn-helix domain-containing protein, giving the protein METKEQTFKNTHHGHAVKRIRHSLGIKQEVLADMMGITQARVSNFEQKKVLEDEVIDKLAKALNVAPELIKELEEDPVTVIIENNRLDNNSGSAYNYIAGDNIINNPIDKIAELFEKLLEKEQEKIALLEKLLGEKK; this is encoded by the coding sequence ATGGAAACAAAAGAGCAGACCTTCAAGAATACACATCACGGGCACGCAGTAAAGCGCATTCGTCACTCTTTAGGAATCAAGCAGGAAGTTCTGGCTGATATGATGGGAATCACCCAGGCACGCGTTTCCAATTTCGAACAGAAAAAAGTGTTGGAAGATGAGGTGATTGATAAATTAGCCAAAGCATTAAATGTAGCCCCCGAATTGATCAAGGAACTGGAAGAAGATCCGGTAACGGTGATTATTGAAAACAACAGACTGGATAATAATTCAGGCTCTGCCTATAATTATATTGCCGGAGATAATATTATCAATAACCCGATAGATAAGATTGCAGAACTTTTTGAAAAGTTATTGGAAAAAGAGCAGGAAAAGATTGCGTTATTGGAAAAGTTATTGGGAGAGAAGAAATAA
- a CDS encoding ATP-binding protein, producing MEETVVNSVYHRSYEIREPVEIRILPDAIEIINYGGPDRSIKLEEVRKGIIRNRRYRNRRIGDFLKELDMTEGRGTGIPIIRKEMAKNGSPEPCFETDENYNYFIVTLPIHPAFRSDEGVNEGVKISQPSDNKINTIYSLVREGVNEGVNEGVSEIIDLILKTTGLNAVEIAERTGKSLATIERYLRILRKKEIIEFRGAPKTGGYFFTSKVDEFLNK from the coding sequence TTGGAGGAGACGGTAGTCAATAGTGTATATCATCGCAGTTATGAGATCAGGGAACCTGTTGAGATCCGTATTCTCCCCGATGCCATTGAAATAATCAACTATGGTGGCCCCGACCGCAGCATAAAGTTGGAAGAAGTTCGGAAAGGTATTATCCGGAACAGGAGATACCGTAATCGTAGAATTGGGGATTTCTTAAAGGAACTGGATATGACCGAGGGAAGAGGAACAGGTATTCCCATTATCCGTAAAGAAATGGCGAAAAACGGTTCTCCCGAACCCTGTTTTGAAACAGACGAGAACTACAACTATTTTATAGTCACTCTTCCAATTCATCCCGCTTTTCGTTCCGATGAGGGTGTAAATGAGGGTGTAAAAATATCGCAACCATCTGATAATAAAATTAATACTATTTATTCCCTCGTTCGTGAGGGTGTAAATGAGGGTGTAAATGAGGGTGTAAGCGAAATAATAGATCTTATTTTGAAGACGACGGGGCTGAACGCTGTGGAAATTGCAGAGAGAACGGGGAAAAGTCTTGCCACAATTGAACGATATCTCCGTATATTAAGAAAAAAAGAGATCATTGAATTCAGGGGAGCCCCGAAAACCGGAGGTTATTTCTTTACTTCAAAAGTAGATGAATTTTTAAATAAATAA
- a CDS encoding AlbA family DNA-binding domain-containing protein has translation MAIPVNIEKLVSGRIVESERIEYKKGWNPAAIYRTICAFANDFENIGGGYIIVGAEEENGRAKRPITGIPTEQLDAIQKEMIGYNNLIRPYYGPKIDIQTLDEQNLLVIWVPAGMDRPYEVPENIKAKDKKHQYYIRKYASTVRPGKVELEELFNLANRIPFDDRSNQQATIDDISPSLVREYLVTVESELLDEFDKVPLVEIYRSMDLLHGSDEMLFPKNIALMMFNFRPDKFFPYSRIEIVEFPKGLGDPTFYEKPAITGPIHIQIQKALEQLENIALKEQIYKRPDKAEELSVSGIGGDGSQ, from the coding sequence ATGGCAATTCCTGTCAACATAGAAAAACTTGTCTCCGGACGTATTGTTGAAAGTGAACGGATTGAATATAAAAAAGGTTGGAATCCGGCAGCTATATATCGTACGATTTGTGCATTTGCAAATGATTTTGAAAACATAGGGGGCGGATATATTATTGTAGGCGCCGAAGAAGAGAATGGTAGAGCCAAACGCCCGATTACAGGTATACCGACGGAACAATTGGATGCTATCCAAAAAGAAATGATCGGTTACAACAACCTTATACGCCCTTATTATGGTCCTAAAATAGATATTCAGACGCTCGACGAACAAAATCTCCTTGTAATTTGGGTTCCCGCCGGAATGGACCGTCCTTATGAAGTCCCTGAAAATATAAAGGCTAAAGATAAAAAACATCAGTATTATATCCGCAAATATGCAAGTACCGTTCGACCGGGTAAAGTAGAACTGGAAGAATTATTTAACCTGGCAAATCGTATTCCATTCGATGACCGTTCCAATCAACAAGCTACAATAGACGACATTTCCCCTTCCTTGGTCAGGGAGTATCTGGTTACGGTAGAGAGCGAATTACTGGATGAATTCGACAAAGTGCCGTTAGTAGAAATTTATCGTTCAATGGATCTGTTACACGGCTCTGATGAGATGCTTTTTCCCAAGAATATTGCATTGATGATGTTCAATTTCAGGCCGGACAAATTCTTTCCCTATTCCCGTATTGAAATAGTGGAGTTTCCCAAAGGATTAGGCGATCCTACATTTTATGAAAAGCCTGCCATTACGGGCCCCATACACATACAAATCCAAAAGGCATTGGAACAGCTTGAGAATATCGCACTAAAAGAACAGATATATAAACGCCCTGACAAAGCTGAAGAGTTATCCGTTTCGGGCATTGGAGGAGACGGTAGTCAATAG